The Alnus glutinosa chromosome 1, dhAlnGlut1.1, whole genome shotgun sequence region TTCACGTCTTCATATTAGTAATGTTAGAAATACAGGCCTAATAGTCTCTCTTTGTTGCGCCtttctcattttgttttttttttaggtattgCCTCTGCAattgtttttcctattttttgtcTCTAATGTCAAATATCAGGTTAAATGTCTTGGATATGGAATCCAAGGAATGGAAATGTTTTATCATTCTCAATTGGTATAGCAAAATACTGTCAATTTACTCATTTATACTTTCCATCCACTCATATATATCTCTAACAGGATTCTTAATGGCAATAATCTTATTGGCAGTATCCCTGAAACCATTGGAAATGTGCAGACTTTGGAGGTGATGTGAGTATCTAGCTCAAATACTCAAAGTGAATTCAGTCCTATACTATAGATGGCTGTGAAATTTGACAAGTTATTGTGCTAAATATCTTGTTTTGGCTACAGACGCTTTGGTAGGAATGCACAAAGTGGGACTCTGCCTTGGAACCTCAGCAATCTTGTAAACGTTAACGAGATGTAAGCAGAAAATATGGACATACCCAATGCAGCATTTATGCTTGTTTGACGATTATCATCTTGTTTGGGAATTTTCAGTTACTAAAAGAGCTTCTGATATTCTGTTTTCAGGTACTTGTCCAACAATAAGTTCGCTGGTCCTATTCCCAACCTTACTGGCATGAGCCTCGCCTATGTGTAACTTGAAATAGTTTTACTGAAGCTACAAATTTCATTTGTGGTGCAAGGGTGTAGCTAAGCATTCTCAGACCATCATAAATGGATGATCAGTTCATCATCTTTCCTCACACGTGTACTATTTGTCACAGCCCTATTTCTATCGTAGCTATAGTTAGTAATCTTGCAATGgttatttcttttaagtttgtacAAGAGCATGATTTTAGCTTTTTCATTATTTCTGTAATGCATTATAGGAATTCTGCAGGCTTTACTGTCAGTGTAAACTGTAAACATCTACTATTGATCATTAATTTTTTCACAGGATCCTTATAAACATCTTCAGAAACTTGTTTCAATTCAACTGCAGCTACTtagcaaagaaagaaaaaaaaaactgcatttTTGTTACCTTAGGGCATTCTCTTCTGTATATATCACAGAAGGTTGGTCACTGCAAGgatatttcttttataatatATCCATAATGGACTTATTTTGGTTTATGCCTGTTATCTCTTGTCTCAATAAAAGTGTAGGTGGCTGCACCTGAGGACTCTGATTGTGTACATTATTGATGTTTGTACTGAATAAACAGGAGGCCTAATCATCTAACAATGGAAAGTTAGGATCATCTGTTTGTGGACAACTAATGTTGAGAATCAGAGTTGATATTCTCAAATCATCTGCATGTGTTGCAGGCAATTGGCTTATTAGGTCAGAGAGATGCCATAAGACTGGATCTTACTAGACATGGACCACGTGTGGAGAAAGCAAAGGTTGGACCTTTGGGATCTGTTCTTGTTGTAAAGAAGTTTGCAAATGTACACTTACATTTTATAAAGATCTTATAAAAGCTAAGTGACGACACATGATTTCCCAATTTAAATGTCCTGATATTTGTGCCTGTTTATGCTCTTGTTGAAGTATATGGACACAATATTTTGAGGACCTCAAATATTTTCAAGATTCAGAACCTACTCTCGTTATCTTCCTTGGACTAAACATACGAAAGGAATCCTCATCATTACATTTCTCTCAACTCTCTTGAACCATGATAATTGTCTTCTTTATGCCAATGTGTGTCTCATTcaactaatatatatgtttggCTATTAGAGACCTTCAAGCTTTTCTTTACCTGGCTATGAAAGGGTTGGAGGGTTTTTGTCTTCTCTAGCTAGAAACTGTAAAAATGCCATCTAGAATTTATTTTCAAGGTGGATGAGGCAAATTTGCTTAAGCTGGTATTTAGGGTCACCATGCAGTTGCATGTCAGTATATGTTGTGATATGGAAAGCAATTTTGTACTTTCACATAGTCTCTCTTAGATGCATTTACAGAGTTAGTCCTTTATTGCATGATTTATGGAATTTCCTTATAAGTTGCTTCATGGTACTACTTTTTGTTCTAATTAAGTAAATTCTTTTGCATCGATGGTCTACAATACCATTTGCaatgctctctctcttttcttattttttttttcaacttagaTCAGCCTTTTTGTGGATTTCAAGTATATTTATGCTaaagaatgaaaatgaaatggaccaaaaaaaaaaaaaaaacacaaatcaatgaatttttcttttatttggagtcgttttggtaaaaatgactctaattggagtcgttttaggactaaaacgactctaacatAGAATTAATACGCTATATGTTGAGTCGTTTTGAAAacgactaaaaaaaaaatgactcaaAACGATTTGAGTCGTTTTTATGCCAAAACacggcttaaaaaaaaaagactcaaaaTTGCTAAATTTTTTTGTGCAAAGTTGCCTCCATAGCAAATAATATGAGCCAAATTTTCCTCCTAATATGAAGACATGTATGGcatatatttattatagttTTAATGCTAGATGTATCAATATgtatatgagtttgaatggaacagaacaTATTTATACCGTTACAGCTAGATtacataaaatgatttatgtggTATTTCGTGCTAGACGTATCAATATGCATATAAGTTTGAATAGAACAtaacatatgtatattattaCGACTGGttgcatatgatgatttataagGCTGCATGCTTAGATGTGGTTTTATGCTTGTGTTCTTCGAAGTTGTGGAACTCTTGCATGTGAGTATGACTGAGTTATGACGTCATTTGTTTCTATGCTTCGATATGCATGTATACTTGTATTCTCCGAAGTTGTGGAGTACTTGTATATGTGTATAACTGagtattataatatttttatggaGGTAAATGGTTTCGTGCTTGGATGTGTTTATATCCTTGTGTTCTCCGAAGTTGTGGAATGCTTGCATATGAGTATAATTAAGTTATGACGTCATTCGTTTCCTTGCTTAGATATGCATATATGCCTGTATTTTCCCGAAGTTGTGGAAAGCTTGAATACGAGTGTAGCTCAGCCATATGATAAACTTATATGTATAATGTAGAT contains the following coding sequences:
- the LOC133875502 gene encoding leucine-rich repeat receptor protein kinase HPCA1-like isoform X1; this translates as MLLHAKHFHLDNNKLSGKIPPQLFSSNIMILLHLYCLCNCFSYFLSLMSNIRLNVLDMESKEWKCFIILNCIPETIGNVQTLEVIRFGRNAQSGTLPWNLSNLVNVNEMYLSNNKFAGPIPNLTGMSLAYV
- the LOC133875502 gene encoding leucine-rich repeat receptor protein kinase HPCA1-like isoform X2; translated protein: MLLHAKHFHLDNNKLSGKIPPQLFSSNIMILLHLILNGNNLIGSIPETIGNVQTLEVIRFGRNAQSGTLPWNLSNLVNVNEMYLSNNKFAGPIPNLTGMSLAYV
- the LOC133875502 gene encoding leucine-rich repeat receptor protein kinase HPCA1-like isoform X3, with translation MLLHAKHFHLDNNKLSGKIPPQLFSSNIMILLHFIPETIGNVQTLEVIRFGRNAQSGTLPWNLSNLVNVNEMYLSNNKFAGPIPNLTGMSLAYV